The following proteins come from a genomic window of Salvelinus sp. IW2-2015 unplaced genomic scaffold, ASM291031v2 Un_scaffold3109, whole genome shotgun sequence:
- the LOC112075366 gene encoding protein kinase C-binding protein NELL1-like, with amino-acid sequence MCTSGPACSGDCLHEEGLKHNGQEWNLSLDRCSLCSCKDGRTFCRRTECDCVDPEADLFCCPECDSRKSSQCLHQSGHTLYNSRDSWIYSCQLRCLARFTLCATWMKRMCMSLL; translated from the exons ATGTGCACATCTGGACCGGCTTGCAGTGGAGACTGTCTTCACGAGGAGGGCCTCAAACACAACGGACAGGAGTGGAACCTCAGCCTGGACCGATGCTCCCTCTGCTCCTGCAAG GACGGGCGCACCTTCTGCAGGAGGACAGAGTGTGACTGTGTGGACCCCGAGGCAGACCTGTTCTGCTGTCCTGAGTGTGACTCCAGAAAGTCCAGCCAATGTCTGCACCAGAGTGGACACACACTGTACAACAGCAGAGACTCCTGGATCTACAGCTGCCAGCTGCGCTGCCTg GCACGTTTTACACTTTGTGCAACATGGATGAAGAGGATGTGTATGTCTCTCCTCTGA